The following proteins come from a genomic window of Geminicoccaceae bacterium SCSIO 64248:
- a CDS encoding ABC transporter permease, whose amino-acid sequence MAFSIRASAPRGEKRGRRRPSWLLIAALTVLVIAAVLAVLGNAVTAFGPTEQSLLARLKPPVWLPGGDPQFLLGTDRLGRDMASRLVAGLRMSLAVAVIGTIIGAVFGCLIGFLAAHFRGVVEEVLMMLVDFQASLPFILIALTLLAFFGNSLVLFVVLMGLQGWENYARLARGAVLQATSQPYAKAVISLGASPWRLYSRHVLPNVASALMVQVTLNFPQIIVLETSMSFLGLGIQPPQTSLGQILGDGRDYLSSAWWIAVWPGAVIFLLTLSMSIVGDWLRDRLDPALRGTTT is encoded by the coding sequence ATGGCGTTCTCGATCCGCGCATCCGCGCCGCGAGGTGAGAAGCGGGGGCGGCGCCGTCCGTCCTGGCTCCTGATCGCCGCGCTGACCGTCCTCGTGATCGCGGCCGTGCTGGCCGTGCTCGGCAACGCGGTCACCGCCTTCGGCCCGACCGAGCAGAGCCTGCTCGCCCGGTTGAAGCCGCCCGTATGGCTTCCGGGCGGCGATCCGCAGTTCCTGCTCGGCACCGACCGCCTGGGCCGGGACATGGCCTCGCGCCTCGTGGCCGGCCTGCGCATGTCGCTGGCGGTCGCCGTGATCGGCACGATCATCGGCGCCGTGTTCGGCTGTCTGATCGGCTTTCTCGCCGCCCATTTCCGGGGCGTCGTCGAGGAGGTCCTGATGATGCTGGTCGACTTCCAGGCGTCGCTGCCCTTCATCCTGATCGCGCTGACCCTGCTCGCCTTCTTCGGCAACAGCTTGGTCCTGTTCGTCGTGCTGATGGGCCTGCAGGGATGGGAGAACTACGCCCGCCTCGCGCGAGGCGCCGTCCTGCAGGCGACCAGCCAGCCCTACGCCAAGGCGGTGATCTCGCTCGGCGCCAGTCCGTGGCGCCTGTATTCCCGCCACGTCCTGCCCAACGTGGCGAGCGCGCTCATGGTGCAGGTCACCCTGAACTTTCCGCAGATCATCGTGCTCGAGACGTCGATGAGCTTTCTCGGCCTGGGCATCCAGCCGCCGCAGACGAGTCTCGGGCAGATTCTCGGCGACGGGCGCGACTACCTCTCCAGCGCCTGGTGGATCGCGGTCTGGCCGGGCGCGGTGATCTTCCTGCTCACCTTGTCCATGAGCATCGTGGGCGACTGGCTGCGCGACCGGCTGGATCCTGCGCTGCGCGGCACGACGACATGA
- a CDS encoding ABC transporter permease, whose protein sequence is MARFWSIKAVRTILTLWFVVTFAFVVLRLSGDPVQALLGPDATNDEIAHFTELWGLDRPLPEQYLAYAGRIAVGDFGVSYRDGREAVDLIGERVPWTLLLGITSYVLAILVGVPAGIIAALNRGRLIDRLIMSLAVFGFALPYFFSGILLILLFSLTLRWLPSSGTGGIEHLIMPALTLGLFHAGALARFTRSAMLDVLSKLYMRAAAAKGVPPARRILRHALPNAAIPVVTILGLNLGQLVAGAIIVEVVFAWPGVGRLLVTAVTSRDLAVVQALVLLIAATMIVANLVVDLLYGVLDPRIRAAR, encoded by the coding sequence TTGGCTCGATTCTGGTCGATCAAAGCCGTACGCACGATCCTGACGCTGTGGTTCGTGGTGACCTTCGCCTTCGTGGTGCTGCGCCTGTCCGGCGATCCCGTCCAGGCGCTGCTCGGTCCGGACGCCACGAACGACGAGATCGCCCACTTCACGGAGTTGTGGGGGCTCGACCGTCCTCTTCCCGAACAGTATCTCGCCTATGCCGGGCGGATTGCCGTCGGCGATTTCGGCGTCTCCTATCGCGACGGGCGCGAGGCTGTCGACCTGATCGGCGAGCGGGTGCCCTGGACGCTCCTGTTGGGCATCACGAGTTATGTCCTGGCGATCCTGGTCGGCGTGCCGGCGGGCATCATCGCCGCCCTGAACCGGGGCAGGCTCATCGACCGGCTGATCATGAGCCTCGCCGTGTTCGGCTTCGCGCTGCCCTATTTCTTCTCGGGCATCCTCCTCATCCTGCTGTTCTCGCTGACGCTGCGATGGCTGCCGAGCTCGGGCACGGGCGGGATCGAGCACTTGATCATGCCGGCGCTGACGCTTGGGCTCTTCCATGCCGGCGCGCTCGCCCGCTTCACGCGCTCCGCGATGCTGGACGTGTTGAGCAAGCTCTACATGCGTGCCGCCGCGGCCAAGGGCGTGCCGCCGGCGCGGCGCATCCTTCGCCACGCGTTGCCGAACGCGGCTATTCCCGTCGTCACGATCCTGGGGCTCAATCTCGGCCAGCTGGTCGCCGGCGCCATCATCGTCGAGGTGGTGTTCGCCTGGCCGGGCGTCGGCCGGCTTCTCGTCACCGCCGTCACCTCGCGCGACTTGGCGGTCGTCCAGGCGCTCGTCCTGCTCATCGCGGCGACCATGATCGTCGCCAATCTTGTGGTCGATCTGCTCTATGGCGTTCTCGATCCGCGCATCCGCGCCGCGAGGTGA
- a CDS encoding LysR substrate-binding domain-containing protein, producing the protein MNASLELRHLTYFICLADELHFGRAADRLGMAQAALSQQIRQLEDRLGVRLFERTTRRVKLTPAGLVMVEHAHALLNGVEEAVVHTRATADGRAGRLVIGGVQPALTRFLPGIARAFRLEHPGVMIEVRPLSTGEQLWALERGEIDIGFIRPTGLTTHIRTRTLAREGYVAVLPARHRLAGCASLSLEACAEEPMVCYAPTIGAAYRDLVFDAIRRLGKQPVVIQQTDRTLTIAVLVASGVGIGIVPAWIADMAIDGVVYRPIHDLPEAIELAVAWPAGHPSQAVRDLVAVATTLHADQGSGV; encoded by the coding sequence ATGAATGCGTCGCTCGAGCTGCGCCACCTGACCTATTTCATATGCCTTGCAGATGAATTGCATTTCGGCCGCGCCGCCGACCGGCTCGGCATGGCCCAGGCGGCGCTCAGCCAGCAGATCCGGCAGCTCGAGGATCGCTTGGGGGTGCGTCTGTTCGAGCGGACGACGCGCCGCGTGAAGCTGACGCCCGCCGGCCTGGTCATGGTCGAGCACGCCCACGCGTTGCTGAATGGTGTCGAAGAGGCCGTCGTGCACACGCGGGCAACCGCCGACGGTCGTGCCGGCCGGTTGGTGATCGGCGGCGTCCAGCCGGCCCTGACACGCTTTCTGCCCGGCATCGCGCGCGCCTTTCGCCTCGAGCACCCCGGCGTGATGATCGAAGTCCGGCCGCTCTCGACCGGCGAGCAGCTCTGGGCGCTGGAGCGTGGCGAGATCGACATCGGGTTCATACGCCCGACGGGTCTGACGACGCATATCCGGACCCGCACCCTGGCGCGCGAAGGCTATGTCGCGGTGCTGCCCGCCCGTCACCGCCTGGCCGGCTGCGCCTCGCTTTCGCTCGAAGCCTGCGCCGAGGAGCCGATGGTGTGCTACGCGCCGACCATCGGCGCCGCCTATCGCGACCTTGTCTTCGATGCGATCCGCCGCCTGGGCAAGCAGCCGGTCGTCATCCAGCAGACCGACCGGACGCTGACCATCGCCGTCCTGGTCGCAAGCGGCGTCGGCATCGGCATCGTGCCGGCCTGGATCGCGGACATGGCGATCGACGGCGTCGTCTACCGCCCGATCCACGATCTGCCCGAGGCGATCGAACTGGCCGTGGCCTGGCCCGCCGGCCACCCCTCGCAAGCGGTACGTGATCTCGTAGCCGTCGCCACGACGCTGCATGCCGATCAAGGATCTGGCGTATGA
- a CDS encoding transposase, with amino-acid sequence MDVYTDTPVSRLEIVERGGRRRFSDEAKLRIVEESYSGRRLGSATARMYGITRSQLNDWRDAARAERFGPLSSAGFVPAVIVPEVAATSGALMAEGRGRIEIVTANERRVIVDRDVDVEALLRIVQALERLA; translated from the coding sequence ATGGACGTCTATACAGACACACCTGTCAGTCGGCTTGAGATCGTTGAGAGGGGCGGTCGGCGGCGCTTCAGCGATGAAGCGAAGCTGCGGATCGTCGAGGAGAGTTATTCGGGTCGTCGTCTGGGCTCTGCGACGGCCCGCATGTACGGGATCACGCGCTCGCAGTTGAACGACTGGCGCGACGCCGCGCGGGCCGAGCGGTTCGGTCCGCTTTCGAGCGCAGGATTTGTTCCGGCAGTGATCGTGCCGGAGGTCGCGGCGACGAGCGGCGCTCTGATGGCAGAGGGCCGCGGTCGGATTGAGATCGTGACGGCGAACGAGCGGCGGGTGATCGTGGATCGCGATGTCGACGTCGAAGCTCTGCTGCGGATCGTGCAAGCGCTGGAGCGGCTTGCGTGA
- a CDS encoding helix-turn-helix domain-containing protein yields the protein MGRKAIRFTGLSSRDRADMAPLARLAEGDQLELRIRRHDGEKQTLLLPAAVAGALEGLLSQLISGERVAVVAEDQELSPTEASTLLGISRPLVVHRMDIGDLPFRYVGKHRRVLAKDVLALKARLDVQQQALRALAADAEDLMVNYGA from the coding sequence ATGGGCAGGAAGGCCATTCGGTTCACTGGCCTATCAAGCCGTGACCGCGCCGACATGGCGCCCTTAGCCAGGCTGGCAGAGGGGGATCAGCTCGAACTGCGAATTCGGCGCCATGACGGAGAAAAGCAGACCCTGTTGTTGCCAGCGGCTGTCGCCGGGGCCCTGGAAGGGCTGCTTTCCCAACTGATCAGCGGCGAACGTGTCGCCGTGGTGGCGGAAGATCAGGAACTGAGTCCCACTGAAGCTTCGACCTTGCTCGGCATCTCGCGACCGCTCGTCGTCCATCGGATGGATATCGGCGATTTGCCGTTCCGCTATGTCGGCAAGCACCGCCGCGTGTTGGCCAAGGACGTCTTGGCGTTGAAGGCGCGGCTCGACGTTCAACAGCAGGCGCTCAGGGCATTGGCCGCGGATGCAGAGGATCTCATGGTCAATTACGGTGCCTGA
- a CDS encoding RES domain-containing protein has protein sequence MRFAGRCYRGHDPTWSFTPLSGDGAAKTGGRFNRKGKPILYLSIDIMTSVSECTQGLTQRLLPLTMCEYDVDCEPVADLRDDAGRDRHGVTMAELGCAWLRHLRAGENAPSWLVAERLEADGFAGMLVPSFVPNATAANCNLILWRWGPDLPTRVIVFDPTGRLPKDQLSWK, from the coding sequence TTGAGGTTTGCCGGCCGCTGCTACCGCGGCCATGATCCGACCTGGTCGTTCACGCCATTGTCCGGCGACGGAGCAGCGAAGACCGGCGGCCGGTTCAACCGCAAGGGCAAGCCGATCCTCTACCTGTCCATCGACATCATGACCTCGGTGAGCGAGTGCACACAGGGCCTGACTCAGCGGCTGCTGCCGCTGACGATGTGCGAATATGATGTCGACTGCGAGCCGGTCGCGGATTTGCGGGATGACGCCGGGCGCGATCGGCACGGGGTCACGATGGCGGAGCTGGGCTGCGCGTGGCTGCGCCATCTGCGTGCCGGCGAGAATGCACCGTCCTGGCTCGTCGCGGAGCGATTAGAGGCCGATGGCTTTGCAGGCATGCTGGTGCCGAGCTTCGTCCCCAACGCCACCGCGGCCAACTGCAACCTGATCCTCTGGCGCTGGGGACCAGACCTGCCTACGCGCGTCATCGTGTTCGATCCGACCGGCCGCCTTCCCAAGGATCAGCTTTCCTGGAAGTAG
- a CDS encoding DUF2384 domain-containing protein, which yields MAAPAADGRKRRSTSARKAPVGGLSVTGTAKMEPAGAGFVGHFIDQAGIVDVGRVADAFRMTKGQLAETVGLGAATVSKAERRTGPRTQSRMREMLEIVSRIRDWAGGETQAMAWYRSQPIPALDGRTPEALVKAGQAGAVRDYLDHLALGGYA from the coding sequence ATGGCAGCGCCAGCAGCGGACGGCAGGAAACGGAGAAGCACCTCAGCCAGAAAGGCGCCTGTTGGCGGCCTGTCCGTTACTGGCACCGCCAAGATGGAACCCGCCGGCGCGGGCTTCGTCGGGCATTTCATCGACCAGGCCGGCATCGTCGATGTCGGTCGCGTCGCCGATGCCTTCCGCATGACCAAGGGACAGCTTGCCGAGACGGTGGGCCTTGGGGCGGCAACCGTGAGCAAGGCCGAGCGGCGCACAGGACCCCGCACACAGTCCCGCATGCGCGAGATGCTTGAGATCGTCTCGCGGATTCGCGATTGGGCTGGCGGCGAGACCCAGGCGATGGCCTGGTACCGATCGCAGCCGATCCCGGCCCTGGATGGCCGCACCCCGGAGGCGCTGGTCAAGGCAGGCCAAGCCGGCGCCGTTAGGGACTATCTCGATCACCTGGCGCTCGGGGGATACGCTTGA
- a CDS encoding helix-turn-helix domain-containing protein, whose product MTPAEPRRASDYPSAPRFLRTQEAADYLGLSARTLEKHRTYGTGPVYRKLGCRVVYTIDELEAWAAIGTRRSTSDPSEGTGCILPSQSPRLIGRAA is encoded by the coding sequence GTGACCCCGGCGGAGCCGCGGCGCGCGTCCGATTATCCCTCCGCGCCTCGGTTCCTGCGAACCCAGGAAGCTGCAGACTATCTCGGTCTGTCTGCGAGGACCCTTGAGAAGCATCGCACCTATGGCACCGGGCCGGTCTACCGAAAACTCGGCTGCCGCGTGGTGTACACGATCGATGAGCTGGAGGCCTGGGCGGCGATCGGTACGCGCCGTTCGACCTCGGATCCAAGTGAAGGCACGGGGTGCATCCTGCCAAGCCAATCGCCGCGGCTCATCGGGCGCGCAGCTTAA